In Comamonas sp. lk, the following proteins share a genomic window:
- the glmS gene encoding glutamine--fructose-6-phosphate transaminase (isomerizing) has protein sequence MCGIVAAVSHRDIVPVLVQGLQRLEYRGYDSCGVAVQALDTKGLSVGLQRARSTARVAELMEQVKTEHVGGLTGIAHTRWATHGEPAVRNAHPHFSHGPGVSAVADTDAPARIALVHNGIIENYEALRRELQGKGYVFASQTDTEVIAHLVDSLYSGDLFEAVQAATSRLHGAFAIAVMHKDEPHRVVGARAGSPLILGVGQEGAEHFLASDAMALAGVTNQIVYLEEGDLIDLQPGRYWVVAKGGARMSADQRPVKTVHAHSGAAELGPYRHYMQKEIFEQPRALGDTLEGLQSIVPELFDGVTPEGKTGASAWRVFKEIDRVLILACGTSYYSGCAAKYWLEALAGIPCNVEVASEYRYRTSVPDPKTLIVTISQSGETADTLAALRHAQSLGMKHTLTVCNVSTSAMVRECELAYITRAGVEIGVASTKAFTTQLAGLFLLTLALAQSKGRLTEEKEQQYLTAMRHLPVALQSVLALEPQIISWAEDFAKKDNALFLGRGIHYPIALEGALKLKEISYIHAEAYPAGELKHGPLALVDSAMPVVTVAPNDELLEKLKSNMQEVRARGGVLYVLADAKTDIESSEGMHVIRMPENYGALSPILHVVPLQLLAYHTAVARGTDVDKPRNLAKSVTVE, from the coding sequence ATGTGTGGCATCGTCGCAGCGGTTTCTCACCGCGATATCGTTCCGGTTCTGGTCCAGGGCTTGCAGCGCCTGGAATACCGGGGCTATGACTCTTGCGGCGTGGCCGTGCAGGCTTTAGATACCAAAGGTCTCAGCGTTGGCCTGCAACGCGCCCGCTCGACTGCGCGTGTGGCGGAGTTGATGGAGCAGGTTAAGACCGAGCATGTGGGCGGTCTCACCGGTATTGCCCACACCCGCTGGGCGACCCATGGCGAGCCTGCCGTGCGCAATGCCCATCCTCATTTCAGTCATGGACCAGGCGTCAGCGCCGTGGCCGATACGGACGCTCCGGCCCGCATAGCGCTGGTGCATAACGGCATCATTGAAAACTATGAAGCACTGCGCCGCGAGCTGCAGGGCAAGGGCTATGTGTTTGCCAGCCAGACAGATACGGAAGTCATAGCGCACCTAGTAGATAGCCTCTACAGCGGCGACCTCTTTGAAGCCGTTCAAGCGGCCACAAGCCGTTTGCATGGTGCTTTTGCCATTGCGGTGATGCACAAGGACGAGCCTCATCGCGTAGTGGGCGCTCGCGCCGGATCGCCGCTGATCCTGGGCGTGGGCCAGGAGGGCGCTGAACATTTTCTGGCCAGCGATGCGATGGCTCTGGCTGGTGTGACGAATCAGATCGTCTATCTGGAAGAGGGCGATCTGATCGACCTGCAGCCAGGCCGCTATTGGGTGGTTGCCAAGGGTGGGGCACGCATGAGTGCCGATCAGCGCCCCGTGAAGACCGTGCATGCGCACAGCGGTGCGGCCGAGCTGGGCCCTTATCGCCACTACATGCAAAAGGAAATCTTCGAGCAGCCGCGCGCTTTGGGAGACACGCTGGAAGGTCTGCAGAGCATCGTGCCCGAGCTGTTCGATGGCGTCACGCCAGAAGGCAAGACCGGCGCATCGGCCTGGCGTGTGTTCAAGGAAATCGATCGGGTTCTGATCCTGGCCTGTGGCACCAGCTACTACAGTGGCTGCGCCGCCAAGTACTGGCTCGAAGCGCTGGCAGGTATTCCCTGCAACGTGGAAGTGGCCAGCGAATATCGCTATCGCACCAGCGTGCCAGATCCCAAAACGCTGATCGTCACCATCAGCCAGTCGGGCGAGACGGCCGATACGCTGGCGGCATTGCGCCATGCCCAAAGCCTGGGTATGAAGCACACGCTGACTGTGTGCAATGTCTCCACCAGCGCCATGGTGCGCGAGTGCGAGTTGGCCTACATCACGCGGGCCGGTGTGGAAATCGGTGTGGCATCCACCAAGGCGTTTACGACCCAGCTGGCGGGCCTGTTCCTGTTGACGCTGGCGCTTGCCCAGTCCAAGGGCCGACTGACAGAAGAAAAAGAGCAGCAGTATCTGACGGCCATGCGCCATCTGCCGGTGGCGCTGCAGTCCGTGCTGGCGCTGGAGCCGCAAATCATCAGCTGGGCCGAAGACTTTGCGAAAAAGGACAATGCGCTGTTCCTGGGACGCGGCATTCACTATCCGATTGCTCTGGAAGGTGCACTCAAGCTCAAGGAAATCAGCTACATCCACGCCGAGGCCTATCCGGCGGGTGAACTCAAGCACGGCCCGCTGGCGCTGGTAGACAGTGCCATGCCCGTGGTGACCGTGGCTCCCAACGACGAGTTGCTGGAAAAGCTCAAGAGCAATATGCAGGAAGTACGCGCGCGCGGTGGCGTGTTGTATGTGCTGGCCGATGCAAAAACCGATATCGAAAGCAGCGAAGGTATGCATGTGATCCGCATGCCGGAGAACTACGGCGCTTTGAGCCCCATTTTGCATGTGGTGCCGCTGCAGCTGCTGGCCTATCACACGGCCGTGGCGCGCGGAACAGATGTGGACAAGCCGCGCAATCTGGCCAAATCGGTGACGGTGGAGTAA
- the glmU gene encoding bifunctional UDP-N-acetylglucosamine diphosphorylase/glucosamine-1-phosphate N-acetyltransferase GlmU produces MTAPLDIVIMAAGKGTRMKSRHPKVLQKLAGRALLQHVLDTAVSLKARSAVVITGHGAAEVEAVIADANSAQAGFDLLFVRQEPQLGTGHAVQQAVPVLKTDGMVVVLSGDVPLTQADTLQAMLDAAGSDKMALLTVSMPDPTGYGRIVRNEAGTVQRIVEQKDANEVERAITEIYSGIMAVPARHLTAWLAKLNNHNAQSEYYLTDIVAMAVADGVPVVGHRISDVLQVAGINSPLQLAQLERAHQLGQAQVLMEQGVRLADPARFDLRDDVRGTKASLSCGQDVEIDANCIFTGKVSIGAGARIGANCHISNVTIAEDAIIHPFTHIDGEKAGVQVGQGALIGPFARLRPGATLGKEVHIGNFVEVKNSTLADGAKANHLAYLGDATVGERVNYGAGSITANYDGVNKHRTVIEADVHIGSNCVLVAPVTIGAGGTVGGGSTVTKSTPENALTVARGKQVSLASWKRPVKQPKL; encoded by the coding sequence ATGACTGCACCTCTGGACATCGTCATCATGGCCGCCGGCAAAGGCACCCGCATGAAAAGCCGCCATCCCAAGGTCTTGCAAAAGCTGGCCGGTCGTGCCCTGCTGCAGCATGTGCTGGATACGGCTGTCTCGCTGAAGGCGCGTTCGGCCGTGGTGATCACCGGTCATGGTGCTGCAGAAGTGGAAGCAGTCATCGCAGACGCCAACAGCGCGCAAGCCGGTTTTGATCTCTTATTCGTGCGCCAGGAGCCCCAGCTGGGCACGGGCCATGCTGTGCAGCAGGCCGTGCCCGTTCTAAAGACCGATGGCATGGTGGTCGTGCTTTCGGGCGATGTGCCGCTGACCCAGGCCGACACGCTGCAGGCAATGCTGGATGCCGCAGGCAGCGACAAGATGGCTTTGCTCACTGTGAGCATGCCCGACCCCACAGGCTACGGCCGCATTGTGCGCAACGAAGCCGGTACGGTGCAGCGCATCGTGGAGCAAAAGGATGCGAATGAGGTCGAGCGCGCCATCACCGAGATTTACAGCGGCATCATGGCCGTGCCAGCCAGACATCTGACGGCCTGGCTCGCCAAGCTCAACAATCACAATGCCCAGAGCGAGTACTACCTGACCGATATCGTCGCCATGGCCGTGGCCGATGGCGTGCCGGTGGTAGGCCACCGTATCAGCGATGTGCTGCAGGTGGCGGGCATCAACAGCCCGCTGCAGCTAGCGCAGCTGGAGCGGGCCCATCAGTTGGGTCAAGCCCAGGTGCTGATGGAGCAAGGTGTGCGTCTGGCAGATCCTGCACGTTTCGACCTGAGGGATGATGTGCGCGGCACCAAGGCCAGCCTGAGTTGCGGCCAGGATGTGGAAATTGATGCGAACTGCATCTTCACTGGCAAGGTGAGCATAGGGGCCGGCGCAAGAATTGGTGCCAACTGCCACATCAGCAATGTGACGATTGCGGAGGACGCCATCATTCACCCCTTCACCCATATCGATGGCGAGAAAGCCGGTGTGCAAGTGGGGCAGGGTGCGCTGATTGGCCCCTTTGCCCGTCTGCGTCCCGGTGCCACGCTGGGCAAGGAGGTTCATATCGGCAACTTTGTGGAAGTGAAGAACTCCACGCTGGCCGATGGGGCCAAGGCCAATCACCTGGCCTATCTGGGCGACGCCACGGTGGGTGAGCGTGTGAACTACGGCGCAGGTTCCATCACCGCCAACTATGACGGCGTGAACAAGCACCGCACCGTGATTGAAGCCGATGTGCACATAGGCAGCAATTGCGTGCTGGTGGCGCCGGTGACGATTGGCGCAGGCGGCACGGTGGGTGGAGGCTCCACGGTAACCAAGAGCACGCCAGAAAATGCGCTGACCGTGGCACGTGGCAAGCAGGTCAGCCTGGCCTCGTGGAAGCGGCCCGTCAAACAACCCAAGCTGTGA
- a CDS encoding DUF979 domain-containing protein — translation MIIPIQYLYYLVGIILAITAVMTLRDASNPRRYSAGIFWALYAVVFLIGEQLPPVWVGVVAVLMALIAGFGGVLGGKHQPRTDAQYMESAKRLGNKLFIPALAIPLITMVGTLSAKHLVFGGVPLIDPKNTTLVSLGIGCVVALGLACKLTRETPMQGLRESHRLIDALGWALVLPQMLGMLGLVFSDAGVGKAVAYVTTTYINMDVRFVAVAVYVIGMALFTIIMGNGFAAFPVMTGGVGVPVLVGVYHGDPAVMAAVGMLSGYCGTLLTPMAANFNLVPAALLEIDKNAVIRAQVPTAITLLIVNVFLLNFLMFR, via the coding sequence ATGATCATCCCCATCCAGTATCTGTACTACCTCGTTGGCATCATCTTGGCCATCACGGCCGTGATGACGCTGCGCGATGCCAGCAACCCCCGTCGTTATTCCGCCGGTATTTTCTGGGCCCTATATGCCGTGGTCTTCTTGATCGGTGAGCAGTTGCCGCCCGTCTGGGTGGGCGTCGTGGCCGTGCTCATGGCTTTGATTGCCGGCTTTGGCGGCGTGCTGGGCGGCAAGCACCAGCCGCGCACCGATGCGCAGTACATGGAAAGCGCCAAGCGTCTGGGCAACAAGCTGTTCATTCCCGCACTGGCCATTCCCTTGATCACCATGGTGGGCACGCTGTCTGCGAAGCATCTGGTGTTTGGCGGCGTGCCGCTGATCGATCCCAAGAACACCACGCTGGTCAGCCTGGGCATTGGTTGCGTGGTTGCCCTGGGTCTGGCCTGCAAGCTGACCCGCGAGACGCCCATGCAAGGCCTGCGCGAATCGCACCGCCTGATTGATGCGCTGGGCTGGGCCCTGGTGCTGCCGCAGATGCTGGGCATGTTGGGCCTGGTGTTCTCCGACGCCGGTGTGGGCAAGGCCGTGGCCTATGTCACCACCACCTATATCAACATGGACGTGCGCTTTGTGGCCGTGGCCGTGTATGTGATCGGCATGGCGCTGTTCACCATCATCATGGGCAATGGCTTCGCGGCCTTCCCCGTCATGACCGGCGGTGTAGGCGTGCCCGTGCTGGTGGGCGTGTACCACGGCGATCCGGCCGTGATGGCGGCGGTAGGCATGTTGTCCGGCTACTGCGGCACCTTGCTGACCCCCATGGCGGCCAACTTCAACCTGGTGCCTGCGGCGCTGTTGGAGATTGACAAAAATGCCGTGATCCGCGCACAGGTACCCACAGCGATCACACTGCTGATCGTGAACGTGTTCCTGCTCAATTTCCTGATGTTCCGTTGA
- a CDS encoding DUF969 domain-containing protein — MPAEVNLWPLIGVLIIIAGFALRFNPMLVVIVTAIGTALAAGFPIDKVLATIGAGFIKTRNLPLIILLPLAVIGLLERHGLRQHAQNWISSIKSATAGRLLIVYLGARQLTAAIGLTSLGGHPQMVRPLLAPMAEGATESRYGKLSQKVREKLRAMSAATDNVGLFFGEDIFVAFGAIVLMTTFLKEAGIEVEPIHVALWGIPTAISAFVIHAFRLHRLDKTLAREIAEEKKNAKGEQA, encoded by the coding sequence ATGCCTGCTGAAGTCAACTTGTGGCCGCTGATTGGCGTGCTCATCATCATTGCCGGCTTTGCGCTGCGCTTTAACCCCATGCTGGTCGTGATCGTGACGGCCATAGGCACGGCGCTGGCGGCGGGCTTTCCCATAGACAAGGTGTTAGCCACCATTGGCGCGGGCTTTATCAAGACGCGCAATCTGCCGTTGATCATCCTGCTGCCGCTGGCGGTGATCGGTTTGCTGGAGCGCCACGGTTTGCGTCAACACGCGCAAAACTGGATCAGCTCCATCAAATCGGCCACGGCCGGCCGTTTGCTGATCGTCTATCTGGGCGCTCGTCAGCTGACCGCTGCCATCGGCCTGACCAGTCTGGGCGGTCACCCGCAAATGGTTCGCCCCTTGCTGGCTCCCATGGCCGAAGGTGCCACCGAATCGCGCTACGGCAAGCTGTCGCAAAAAGTGCGCGAAAAGCTGCGCGCCATGTCGGCTGCCACGGACAACGTGGGTCTGTTCTTTGGTGAAGACATCTTTGTGGCCTTCGGCGCCATCGTGCTGATGACCACTTTCCTCAAGGAAGCGGGCATCGAAGTCGAACCTATCCACGTGGCACTGTGGGGCATTCCTACGGCCATCAGCGCTTTTGTGATTCATGCCTTCCGCCTGCACCGTCTGGACAAGACGCTGGCGCGTGAAATCGCTGAAGAGAAAAAGAACGCCAAGGGAGAGCAAGCATGA
- a CDS encoding Lrp/AsnC family transcriptional regulator produces MDKNSIALDATDLELLQALQQDAGRSNQALAQALHLTPPTCLRRVKRLQSLGLIERQVAILNSERLAVALGHGLQAVVEVSLDRQDSAALLQFETKAIAESAVQQCWRVSPGPDFILIVATQDMPAYLSLSQKLFTQDSNVRNVKTFFCVKRAKFTTDIPIST; encoded by the coding sequence ATGGATAAAAATTCAATTGCATTGGATGCCACGGATCTGGAGTTGCTGCAGGCATTGCAGCAAGATGCGGGCCGGAGCAATCAAGCGCTTGCACAGGCCTTGCATTTGACTCCACCCACCTGTTTGCGTCGGGTCAAACGACTGCAAAGTCTGGGCTTGATCGAACGCCAGGTCGCCATTCTGAACAGCGAACGCCTGGCCGTCGCCCTGGGACACGGTCTGCAGGCGGTGGTGGAAGTATCTCTGGACAGGCAAGATAGCGCTGCGCTGCTGCAATTTGAGACCAAGGCGATCGCCGAGAGTGCAGTACAGCAGTGCTGGCGTGTTTCCCCGGGGCCGGATTTCATCCTGATCGTGGCGACCCAGGACATGCCTGCCTATCTGAGCTTGAGTCAAAAATTATTCACTCAAGATTCCAATGTGAGAAACGTCAAAACGTTTTTTTGCGTCAAACGCGCAAAATTCACCACAGACATACCCATTTCTACGTAG
- a CDS encoding sensor domain-containing diguanylate cyclase, translating into MPVSKRIHRRTYPLRTSNMALGGLVVSVSLAQQPSPSMALWAFVFVSALVWPHIAFFHANRKRDHFQAEYVNRVIDALILGCWIPIMQWSILPSLCIVAICAADRHYIGLKKRWLQSLIALLIGMIGAHWWVQPTLNWAASFWVQLSLLPLILMHSVYASWSSKRMIRTLAKQNLQLQVLGRIDPLTTVYSRDYWWQKARTALRNHRAGHEATSLLIIDIDHFKQINDFYGHIVGDSVLQAVGLNIRQCLRSHDAAGRYGGDEFTVLCKNAGVEVAYAVALRIRDQVARIRIREHPELRVSASIGVAAAEARFTSVKDWIEAADGALYKAKQAGRDQVIHSRDMHTSASATMPQPHAAVEQRTSTPAIPFISKKEDVNDLFSQTEMR; encoded by the coding sequence ATGCCCGTGTCCAAGCGCATTCATCGCCGGACTTACCCTTTGCGCACCTCCAATATGGCGCTGGGAGGTCTGGTTGTGTCTGTCAGTCTGGCACAGCAGCCATCGCCCAGCATGGCGCTGTGGGCCTTTGTGTTTGTCAGCGCCCTGGTCTGGCCACATATCGCGTTTTTTCACGCCAATCGCAAGCGCGATCACTTCCAGGCCGAATACGTCAACCGCGTGATCGATGCCCTGATCCTGGGCTGCTGGATTCCCATCATGCAATGGAGCATTCTGCCCAGCCTCTGCATCGTGGCCATTTGCGCGGCAGACCGCCATTACATCGGGCTCAAGAAACGCTGGCTCCAATCTCTGATCGCCTTGCTGATAGGCATGATCGGCGCGCACTGGTGGGTACAACCGACATTGAACTGGGCTGCCAGCTTCTGGGTGCAGCTGAGTTTGCTACCGCTGATCCTCATGCACAGCGTGTATGCCAGCTGGTCCTCCAAACGCATGATTCGCACGCTGGCCAAGCAAAATCTACAGCTGCAGGTTCTGGGCAGAATTGACCCGCTGACCACGGTCTACAGCCGCGACTATTGGTGGCAAAAAGCCCGCACGGCCTTGCGCAACCACAGAGCCGGCCATGAGGCTACCAGTCTGCTGATCATCGACATCGATCACTTCAAGCAAATCAATGATTTCTACGGCCATATCGTCGGAGACTCCGTGTTGCAGGCCGTGGGCCTGAACATTCGCCAATGCCTGCGCAGCCACGATGCAGCCGGACGTTATGGCGGCGACGAATTCACGGTGCTGTGCAAGAACGCCGGTGTCGAGGTGGCTTATGCAGTGGCGCTTCGCATCCGTGATCAGGTGGCCCGCATCCGTATCCGCGAACATCCCGAGCTACGTGTCAGCGCCAGCATAGGCGTGGCTGCCGCCGAAGCGCGCTTTACCTCGGTCAAGGACTGGATCGAGGCTGCGGACGGCGCGCTGTACAAGGCCAAACAGGCTGGCCGCGATCAGGTAATCCATTCCAGAGACATGCACACGTCGGCATCTGCAACCATGCCCCAGCCACATGCGGCGGTAGAGCAGCGCACTTCGACTCCGGCCATACCCTTCATCTCCAAGAAGGAAGATGTCAACGATCTGTTCTCCCAAACCGAGATGCGCTAG
- the tyrS gene encoding tyrosine--tRNA ligase gives MNQSAVTPYPVTDRVNQALEVTLRGVDELLPKDEWVQKLAKSEATGVPLRIKLGLDPTAPDIHLGHTVVLNKMRQLQDLGHTVIFLIGDFTTLIGDPSGRNSTRPPLTAEQIKLNAETYYTQAAKVLDPARTEVRYNSEWCDQLGARGMIQLSAKYTVARMMERNDFHTRFTEGSSISLHEFLYPLLQGYDSVALKADLELGGTDQKFNLLMGRHLQVEYGQEAQCVLTMPLLVGLDGVDKMSKSKNNYIGITEDANTMFAKVLSISDTLMWDWYTLLSFKSLEHIAQLKAEIEAGGNPKHAKVALAKEITARFHSVEAADAAEQDFINRSKGGIPDNIPEVSLSGAPMGIAALVKQANLAASNGEANRLIDGGGVRVDGAVISDKGLKLDAGSFVLQVGKRKFARVTLA, from the coding sequence ATGAATCAATCTGCTGTTACACCTTACCCCGTGACCGACAGAGTGAACCAGGCGCTGGAAGTCACTCTCCGCGGCGTGGATGAACTGCTGCCCAAGGACGAATGGGTCCAGAAACTGGCCAAGTCCGAAGCCACCGGCGTGCCTTTGCGCATCAAGCTGGGTCTGGACCCCACGGCTCCTGACATCCATCTGGGCCACACCGTGGTGCTCAACAAGATGCGCCAGCTGCAGGATCTGGGTCACACCGTCATCTTCCTGATTGGTGACTTCACGACTCTGATCGGCGATCCCTCGGGTCGCAACAGCACGCGCCCGCCACTGACGGCCGAGCAAATCAAGCTCAATGCCGAAACCTATTACACCCAGGCCGCCAAGGTGCTGGACCCGGCTCGGACCGAAGTTCGTTACAACAGCGAATGGTGCGATCAGCTGGGCGCGCGCGGCATGATTCAGCTGTCGGCCAAGTACACCGTGGCCCGCATGATGGAGCGCAACGACTTTCACACGCGCTTCACCGAAGGCAGCTCCATCAGCCTGCACGAGTTCCTGTACCCGCTGCTGCAGGGTTACGATTCGGTAGCGCTCAAGGCCGATCTGGAACTGGGCGGAACCGATCAGAAGTTCAATCTGCTGATGGGGCGCCATCTTCAGGTTGAATACGGGCAAGAGGCGCAGTGCGTGCTCACAATGCCTTTGCTGGTGGGCCTGGACGGCGTGGACAAGATGTCCAAGTCCAAGAACAACTACATAGGTATCACCGAAGACGCCAACACCATGTTTGCCAAGGTGCTGTCGATTTCGGACACGCTGATGTGGGACTGGTACACACTGCTGTCCTTCAAGAGCCTTGAACATATTGCCCAGCTCAAGGCCGAAATCGAAGCCGGTGGCAATCCCAAGCACGCCAAGGTGGCGCTGGCCAAGGAAATCACGGCACGTTTCCACAGCGTCGAAGCCGCCGATGCGGCCGAGCAGGATTTCATCAACCGCTCCAAGGGCGGCATTCCTGACAATATTCCTGAAGTCAGCCTGAGCGGTGCGCCCATGGGCATTGCTGCGTTGGTCAAGCAAGCCAACCTTGCCGCGTCGAATGGCGAAGCCAACCGTCTGATTGACGGCGGCGGTGTGCGCGTTGATGGCGCGGTGATCAGCGACAAAGGCTTGAAGCTGGACGCGGGCAGCTTTGTGCTGCAAGTGGGCAAGCGCAAGTTCGCCCGGGTGACACTGGCCTGA
- a CDS encoding GntR family transcriptional regulator, protein MKVVADPQNLTERIAHEIRGKLVHGEFAPGQRLSEAALSETLAISRNTLREVFRVLTKEGLLVHEPNKGVSVAVPSMASIIDIYRVRRMIECQALAQAYPMHPARELMRKAVDSAMLQREAEDWPGVGTSNMEFHKAVVELADSERLNEMFSHLLAELRLAFGLLRDPHFLHAPYVDMNLHILKLFDDGKPAEAATALNNYLVHSERIILAAYARRLVETGNKLG, encoded by the coding sequence ATGAAAGTAGTCGCAGACCCCCAGAATCTGACGGAGCGCATCGCCCACGAAATTCGCGGCAAGCTGGTGCACGGCGAGTTCGCGCCGGGACAGCGCCTATCCGAAGCCGCGCTCAGCGAAACGCTGGCCATCTCGCGCAATACCTTGCGCGAGGTGTTCCGCGTCCTGACCAAGGAAGGCTTGCTGGTCCATGAGCCCAACAAGGGCGTGTCGGTCGCCGTGCCCAGCATGGCGTCCATCATCGACATCTACCGCGTGCGCCGCATGATCGAGTGCCAGGCGCTGGCCCAGGCCTATCCCATGCACCCTGCGCGCGAATTGATGCGCAAGGCGGTGGACAGCGCCATGCTGCAGCGCGAAGCCGAGGACTGGCCGGGCGTGGGAACCTCCAATATGGAATTTCACAAGGCCGTGGTGGAGCTGGCCGACAGCGAGCGTCTGAATGAAATGTTCTCGCATCTGCTGGCCGAGCTGAGACTGGCGTTCGGCCTGCTGCGCGACCCGCATTTTCTGCATGCCCCTTATGTGGACATGAATCTGCACATCCTCAAGCTGTTTGACGATGGCAAGCCGGCCGAAGCAGCCACCGCGCTCAACAACTATCTGGTGCACTCGGAGCGCATCATCCTGGCGGCCTATGCCAGAAGACTGGTGGAAACCGGCAACAAGCTGGGCTGA
- a CDS encoding ATP-binding protein has product MLLQQREQELQTLRCAQDEWVHAISHDLRAPLRHVLSFGPMIAELLQAQPVAAEELADAREFLQIMSQSARRMGGMLDGLLQLSRANRHVMQWQPVDIGGMLQRLQSDLSRRADVQGRAIEWQWPAQYPPVRADAQLLEQALQAVLCNAVKFTRKVATARIAVTVELHADQGWTLSIADNGSGFDSLRAGKLFGIFQRMHKDSEFEGVGTGLALVRAICRRHGGEAVIEARPGEGCVVSLHWPGGLVRGLA; this is encoded by the coding sequence ATGCTGCTGCAGCAGCGCGAGCAGGAACTGCAGACCTTGCGCTGTGCCCAGGATGAATGGGTGCATGCGATATCGCATGATTTGCGTGCACCGCTGCGGCATGTGCTTTCTTTCGGCCCCATGATTGCCGAGCTGCTGCAGGCGCAGCCAGTGGCTGCCGAGGAGTTGGCGGATGCGCGGGAATTTCTGCAGATCATGAGCCAGTCGGCCCGCCGCATGGGCGGCATGCTCGATGGCTTGCTGCAGCTATCGCGCGCCAACCGCCATGTCATGCAATGGCAGCCGGTGGATATCGGCGGCATGTTGCAGCGCCTTCAAAGCGACTTGAGCCGCCGAGCCGATGTGCAGGGCCGGGCCATCGAATGGCAATGGCCTGCGCAGTATCCGCCTGTCAGAGCGGATGCCCAGCTGCTGGAACAGGCTTTGCAGGCCGTGCTTTGCAATGCCGTCAAATTCACCCGCAAAGTGGCGACAGCCCGAATCGCCGTGACCGTTGAACTCCATGCCGATCAAGGCTGGACGCTGAGCATCGCGGATAACGGCAGCGGATTTGATTCTTTGCGGGCTGGCAAGCTGTTTGGCATCTTTCAACGCATGCACAAGGACAGCGAATTCGAGGGCGTGGGGACGGGGCTGGCGCTGGTGCGAGCCATTTGCCGGCGCCATGGGGGCGAGGCCGTCATTGAGGCCAGGCCGGGTGAAGGCTGTGTCGTGAGCCTGCACTGGCCCGGCGGCCTGGTGCGTGGCCTAGCCTAG
- a CDS encoding LysR substrate-binding domain-containing protein encodes MPHATTRSAPLLRTRAIGAGHLRAFLAVARHLNFRVAADELALTQSAMSRQIQSLEDEVGVPLFLRHSRAVELTGAGAQLLHAVQPALDSIDATVRQIRQTVGRKSVAITTWASFAAMWLIPRLEAFQRAWPDIDIRIDTGDAVVDLETTDVDLAIRYSRDVTDAAAQALFGEELVVVASPALLKNGPPLRQPADAAHYTLIETGDVHRMPQLEWLSWQRWFAAKGCDQLQPPRWLYFNYAHQIVQAALAGQELAIARLPLVADALAAGHLVQVLPEHRLASPLAYWLLVGPRSQQRPEVLAFCQWLMTEAKKTSASMIDPENP; translated from the coding sequence ATGCCGCACGCCACTACCCGTTCCGCACCGCTGCTTCGCACCCGAGCCATTGGCGCCGGTCATTTGCGCGCCTTTCTGGCCGTGGCCAGGCACCTGAATTTTCGCGTTGCCGCCGATGAGCTGGCCCTGACGCAATCGGCCATGAGCCGCCAGATTCAGTCGCTGGAAGATGAGGTGGGCGTGCCGCTGTTCTTGCGCCATTCCCGCGCCGTGGAGCTCACGGGCGCGGGCGCTCAGCTGCTGCATGCCGTACAGCCTGCGCTGGACTCCATCGACGCCACCGTGCGCCAGATCCGTCAGACCGTAGGACGCAAAAGCGTGGCCATTACCACCTGGGCCAGTTTTGCCGCCATGTGGCTGATCCCGCGCCTGGAAGCCTTTCAGCGCGCCTGGCCCGACATCGATATCCGCATAGACACCGGCGACGCCGTGGTCGACCTGGAGACCACCGACGTGGATCTGGCCATACGCTACAGCCGCGATGTCACCGATGCGGCGGCCCAAGCCCTGTTTGGCGAAGAGCTGGTAGTGGTGGCCAGCCCGGCACTGTTGAAGAACGGCCCGCCGCTGCGCCAGCCCGCCGATGCCGCCCACTACACCTTGATAGAAACCGGCGATGTGCACCGCATGCCCCAGCTGGAGTGGCTGAGCTGGCAGCGCTGGTTTGCCGCCAAGGGCTGCGATCAGCTGCAGCCGCCGCGCTGGCTGTATTTCAATTACGCCCACCAGATTGTCCAGGCCGCCCTGGCCGGCCAGGAGCTGGCCATTGCCCGCTTGCCCTTGGTGGCCGATGCGCTGGCGGCCGGCCATCTGGTGCAGGTCTTGCCCGAGCACCGGCTGGCCTCTCCTCTGGCCTATTGGCTGCTGGTGGGCCCCCGCAGCCAGCAGCGCCCCGAGGTCCTGGCTTTTTGCCAGTGGCTGATGACCGAGGCCAAGAAGACCAGCGCCAGCATGATAGATCCCGAGAATCCATAA